One window from the genome of Terriglobia bacterium encodes:
- the egtD gene encoding L-histidine N(alpha)-methyltransferase has translation MRAISTEPQLLSSLAADVLAGLSAAPKTLPPKLFYDATGSELFEQITLLPEYYLTRRETNILRGRAQAMVMAAGLPANVIELGAGTAIKTRMILEALQEQRGRVHFYPVDVSEAALDAAEENLRGLREVTVHPIVADYASSMDFVGEVPGPRLILYLGSSIGNFEPLQASLLLSHLRSMLGARDTLLLGTDLVKNSSVLLPAYDDAAGVTAAFNRNVLVRINRELGANFEPESFAHVARWNPVASRIEMHLESRRTQEVEIRGLRMRVSFQRGETIHTENSYKFTPTMVESVLQNGRFVRECTWMDRRRWFAVHLARCA, from the coding sequence TTGCGAGCGATATCGACTGAGCCACAATTATTGTCCTCGCTCGCGGCTGACGTGCTGGCCGGCCTGAGCGCGGCGCCGAAAACGCTGCCGCCCAAGTTGTTCTACGACGCGACGGGATCGGAGCTGTTCGAGCAGATCACGCTCCTGCCCGAGTACTACCTGACACGGCGTGAAACGAACATCCTGCGCGGCCGGGCACAGGCAATGGTGATGGCCGCGGGGCTGCCAGCGAACGTGATCGAGCTTGGCGCCGGCACCGCGATCAAGACGCGCATGATCCTGGAGGCATTGCAGGAGCAGCGCGGACGCGTCCATTTCTACCCGGTGGACGTATCCGAAGCAGCGCTGGACGCGGCCGAGGAGAACCTGCGCGGGCTGCGCGAGGTCACGGTGCATCCCATCGTCGCCGACTACGCCAGCAGCATGGATTTCGTCGGCGAGGTGCCGGGGCCGAGGCTCATCCTTTACTTGGGCTCGAGCATCGGCAACTTCGAGCCGCTGCAGGCGTCGCTGCTGCTGTCGCACTTGCGATCGATGCTGGGAGCGCGGGACACGCTGCTGCTGGGCACCGACTTAGTGAAAAATTCGTCGGTGCTGCTGCCGGCGTACGACGACGCGGCGGGCGTGACAGCAGCGTTCAACCGCAATGTGCTGGTGCGGATCAATCGCGAACTGGGAGCCAACTTCGAGCCGGAGTCGTTTGCGCACGTGGCGCGCTGGAACCCGGTGGCGTCGCGGATCGAAATGCACCTGGAAAGCAGGCGCACGCAAGAGGTCGAGATTCGCGGCCTGCGGATGCGAGTGAGCTTCCAGCGCGGCGAAACCATTCACACCGAGAACAGCTACAAATTCACGCCGACCATGGTGGAGTCCGTATTGCAGAATGGCCGGTTCGTGCGCGAGTGCACGTGGATGGATCGGCGAAGGTGGTTCGCGGTGCATTTGGCGCGCTGCGCATAG